A window of the Buteo buteo chromosome 8, bButBut1.hap1.1, whole genome shotgun sequence genome harbors these coding sequences:
- the CD47 gene encoding leukocyte surface antigen CD47 isoform X1, with protein MWPLAAWVLLSAVGAGSAQLIFSVTDVVEKTDCNKTVVLPCYVTNLKENNANVMFVTWKKQGKVIFSFDGARQEFFRDPAVPSANLLSRADLPKGIASLTLNSAEADVGNYSCEVTESNREGETRFELRKHSVVSCGEENTPTPKEKCGSWFLLVERAIIIALLFLVIILCSAQLSVIALKYEIVPQKKTGILVASFIFTVAAVVGTVLFVQGGYTAQNQAGLGLIVVPAVILVPLQYLMFGVVFESLQQATFALIGLQILGYVIAVVGFALCVSACPPLHGSVVIAGLAIMAIAHLLSLAYVFVMGSRMKDHPRPGKAVEEPLNDLQSYVMCEKYTVVDTPWP; from the exons gTTCTGCCCAGTTGATATTTAGTGTGACAGATGTTGTTGAAAAAACTGACTGTAATAAAACTGTCGTGTTACCTTGCTATGTGACTAATCTAAAGGAGAACAATGCAAATGTCATGTTTGTTACAtggaaaaaacaaggaaaagtaattttttcttttgatggaGCAAGACAGGAGTTTTTCAGAGATCCAGCGGTTCCATCAGCTAACTTGTTATCTCGGGCGGATTTACCCAAAGGTATTGCCTCTCTAACGCTTAACAGCGCAGAAGCAGATGTTGGAAATTACAGTTGTGAAGTAACAGAATcaaacagagaaggagaaaCAAGATTTGAGCTTAGAAAGCACTCAG ttGTCAGTTGCGGCGAGGAAAATACCCCAacaccaaaggaaaaatgtg GATCATGGTTTCTTCTAGTGGAAAGGGCTATCATCATAGCGTTGCTGTTCTTAGTTATTATTTTGTGTTCGGCTCAGTTAAGTGTTATTG cattaaaatatgaaattgtACCTCAGAAGAAAACGGGCATTCTTGTAGCAAGTTTCATCTTCACAGTTGCTGCTGTTGTAGGCACTGTTCTTTTTGTCCAAG GTGGCTATACTGCACAGAATCAAGCTGGTCTTGGCCTAATCGTAGTCCCTGCTGTGATTTTGGTACCACTTCAATACTTAATGTTTGGAGTTG TTTTCGAGAGTCTACAGCAAGCAACGTTTGCTCTGATAGGTTTGCAAATTCTTGGTTATGTAATTGCTGTGGTTGGTTTTGCACTGTGTGTCTCAG CCTGTCCTCCGTTACATGGGTCTGTTGTGATTGCTGGCTTAGCTATTATGGCTATTGCACATTTGCTTAGTCTGGCTTACGTATTTGTTATGG GTTCCAGAATGAAAGATCATCCTCGTCCAGGG aaagctgTAGAAGAACCACTAAATG aCCTGCAGAGCTATGTGATGTGTGAAAAGTACACCGTTGTTGATACACCGTGGCCTTGA
- the CD47 gene encoding leukocyte surface antigen CD47 isoform X2, which produces MWPLAAWVLLSAVGAGSAQLIFSVTDVVEKTDCNKTVVLPCYVTNLKENNANVMFVTWKKQGKVIFSFDGARQEFFRDPAVPSANLLSRADLPKGIASLTLNSAEADVGNYSCEVTESNREGETRFELRKHSVVSCGEENTPTPKEKCGSWFLLVERAIIIALLFLVIILCSAQLSVIALKYEIVPQKKTGILVASFIFTVAAVVGTVLFVQGGYTAQNQAGLGLIVVPAVILVPLQYLMFGVVFESLQQATFALIGLQILGYVIAVVGFALCVSACPPLHGSVVIAGLAIMAIAHLLSLAYVFVMGSRMKDHPRPGKAVEEPLNDAKGVMLE; this is translated from the exons gTTCTGCCCAGTTGATATTTAGTGTGACAGATGTTGTTGAAAAAACTGACTGTAATAAAACTGTCGTGTTACCTTGCTATGTGACTAATCTAAAGGAGAACAATGCAAATGTCATGTTTGTTACAtggaaaaaacaaggaaaagtaattttttcttttgatggaGCAAGACAGGAGTTTTTCAGAGATCCAGCGGTTCCATCAGCTAACTTGTTATCTCGGGCGGATTTACCCAAAGGTATTGCCTCTCTAACGCTTAACAGCGCAGAAGCAGATGTTGGAAATTACAGTTGTGAAGTAACAGAATcaaacagagaaggagaaaCAAGATTTGAGCTTAGAAAGCACTCAG ttGTCAGTTGCGGCGAGGAAAATACCCCAacaccaaaggaaaaatgtg GATCATGGTTTCTTCTAGTGGAAAGGGCTATCATCATAGCGTTGCTGTTCTTAGTTATTATTTTGTGTTCGGCTCAGTTAAGTGTTATTG cattaaaatatgaaattgtACCTCAGAAGAAAACGGGCATTCTTGTAGCAAGTTTCATCTTCACAGTTGCTGCTGTTGTAGGCACTGTTCTTTTTGTCCAAG GTGGCTATACTGCACAGAATCAAGCTGGTCTTGGCCTAATCGTAGTCCCTGCTGTGATTTTGGTACCACTTCAATACTTAATGTTTGGAGTTG TTTTCGAGAGTCTACAGCAAGCAACGTTTGCTCTGATAGGTTTGCAAATTCTTGGTTATGTAATTGCTGTGGTTGGTTTTGCACTGTGTGTCTCAG CCTGTCCTCCGTTACATGGGTCTGTTGTGATTGCTGGCTTAGCTATTATGGCTATTGCACATTTGCTTAGTCTGGCTTACGTATTTGTTATGG GTTCCAGAATGAAAGATCATCCTCGTCCAGGG aaagctgTAGAAGAACCACTAAATG ATGCAAAAGGAGTGATGTTAGAATGA
- the CD47 gene encoding leukocyte surface antigen CD47 isoform X4 — MWPLAAWVLLSAVGAGSAQLIFSVTDVVEKTDCNKTVVLPCYVTNLKENNANVMFVTWKKQGKVIFSFDGARQEFFRDPAVPSANLLSRADLPKGIASLTLNSAEADVGNYSCEVTESNREGETRFELRKHSVVSCGEENTPTPKEKCGSWFLLVERAIIIALLFLVIILCSAQLSVIALKYEIVPQKKTGILVASFIFTVAAVVGTVLFVQGGYTAQNQAGLGLIVVPAVILVPLQYLMFGVVFESLQQATFALIGLQILGYVIAVVGFALCVSACPPLHGSVVIAGLAIMAIAHLLSLAYVFVMDLQSYVMCEKYTVVDTPWP; from the exons gTTCTGCCCAGTTGATATTTAGTGTGACAGATGTTGTTGAAAAAACTGACTGTAATAAAACTGTCGTGTTACCTTGCTATGTGACTAATCTAAAGGAGAACAATGCAAATGTCATGTTTGTTACAtggaaaaaacaaggaaaagtaattttttcttttgatggaGCAAGACAGGAGTTTTTCAGAGATCCAGCGGTTCCATCAGCTAACTTGTTATCTCGGGCGGATTTACCCAAAGGTATTGCCTCTCTAACGCTTAACAGCGCAGAAGCAGATGTTGGAAATTACAGTTGTGAAGTAACAGAATcaaacagagaaggagaaaCAAGATTTGAGCTTAGAAAGCACTCAG ttGTCAGTTGCGGCGAGGAAAATACCCCAacaccaaaggaaaaatgtg GATCATGGTTTCTTCTAGTGGAAAGGGCTATCATCATAGCGTTGCTGTTCTTAGTTATTATTTTGTGTTCGGCTCAGTTAAGTGTTATTG cattaaaatatgaaattgtACCTCAGAAGAAAACGGGCATTCTTGTAGCAAGTTTCATCTTCACAGTTGCTGCTGTTGTAGGCACTGTTCTTTTTGTCCAAG GTGGCTATACTGCACAGAATCAAGCTGGTCTTGGCCTAATCGTAGTCCCTGCTGTGATTTTGGTACCACTTCAATACTTAATGTTTGGAGTTG TTTTCGAGAGTCTACAGCAAGCAACGTTTGCTCTGATAGGTTTGCAAATTCTTGGTTATGTAATTGCTGTGGTTGGTTTTGCACTGTGTGTCTCAG CCTGTCCTCCGTTACATGGGTCTGTTGTGATTGCTGGCTTAGCTATTATGGCTATTGCACATTTGCTTAGTCTGGCTTACGTATTTGTTATGG aCCTGCAGAGCTATGTGATGTGTGAAAAGTACACCGTTGTTGATACACCGTGGCCTTGA
- the CD47 gene encoding leukocyte surface antigen CD47 isoform X7 translates to MWPLAAWVLLSAVGAGSAQLIFSVTDVVEKTDCNKTVVLPCYVTNLKENNANVMFVTWKKQGKVIFSFDGARQEFFRDPAVPSANLLSRADLPKGIASLTLNSAEADVGNYSCEVTESNREGETRFELRKHSVVSCGEENTPTPKEKCGSWFLLVERAIIIALLFLVIILCSAQLSVIALKYEIVPQKKTGILVASFIFTVAAVVGTVLFVQGGYTAQNQAGLGLIVVPAVILVPLQYLMFGVVFESLQQATFALIGLQILGYVIAVVGFALCVSDLQSYVMCEKYTVVDTPWP, encoded by the exons gTTCTGCCCAGTTGATATTTAGTGTGACAGATGTTGTTGAAAAAACTGACTGTAATAAAACTGTCGTGTTACCTTGCTATGTGACTAATCTAAAGGAGAACAATGCAAATGTCATGTTTGTTACAtggaaaaaacaaggaaaagtaattttttcttttgatggaGCAAGACAGGAGTTTTTCAGAGATCCAGCGGTTCCATCAGCTAACTTGTTATCTCGGGCGGATTTACCCAAAGGTATTGCCTCTCTAACGCTTAACAGCGCAGAAGCAGATGTTGGAAATTACAGTTGTGAAGTAACAGAATcaaacagagaaggagaaaCAAGATTTGAGCTTAGAAAGCACTCAG ttGTCAGTTGCGGCGAGGAAAATACCCCAacaccaaaggaaaaatgtg GATCATGGTTTCTTCTAGTGGAAAGGGCTATCATCATAGCGTTGCTGTTCTTAGTTATTATTTTGTGTTCGGCTCAGTTAAGTGTTATTG cattaaaatatgaaattgtACCTCAGAAGAAAACGGGCATTCTTGTAGCAAGTTTCATCTTCACAGTTGCTGCTGTTGTAGGCACTGTTCTTTTTGTCCAAG GTGGCTATACTGCACAGAATCAAGCTGGTCTTGGCCTAATCGTAGTCCCTGCTGTGATTTTGGTACCACTTCAATACTTAATGTTTGGAGTTG TTTTCGAGAGTCTACAGCAAGCAACGTTTGCTCTGATAGGTTTGCAAATTCTTGGTTATGTAATTGCTGTGGTTGGTTTTGCACTGTGTGTCTCAG aCCTGCAGAGCTATGTGATGTGTGAAAAGTACACCGTTGTTGATACACCGTGGCCTTGA
- the CD47 gene encoding leukocyte surface antigen CD47 isoform X3 — MWPLAAWVLLSAVGAGSAQLIFSVTDVVEKTDCNKTVVLPCYVTNLKENNANVMFVTWKKQGKVIFSFDGARQEFFRDPAVPSANLLSRADLPKGIASLTLNSAEADVGNYSCEVTESNREGETRFELRKHSGSWFLLVERAIIIALLFLVIILCSAQLSVIALKYEIVPQKKTGILVASFIFTVAAVVGTVLFVQGGYTAQNQAGLGLIVVPAVILVPLQYLMFGVVFESLQQATFALIGLQILGYVIAVVGFALCVSACPPLHGSVVIAGLAIMAIAHLLSLAYVFVMGSRMKDHPRPGKAVEEPLNDLQSYVMCEKYTVVDTPWP, encoded by the exons gTTCTGCCCAGTTGATATTTAGTGTGACAGATGTTGTTGAAAAAACTGACTGTAATAAAACTGTCGTGTTACCTTGCTATGTGACTAATCTAAAGGAGAACAATGCAAATGTCATGTTTGTTACAtggaaaaaacaaggaaaagtaattttttcttttgatggaGCAAGACAGGAGTTTTTCAGAGATCCAGCGGTTCCATCAGCTAACTTGTTATCTCGGGCGGATTTACCCAAAGGTATTGCCTCTCTAACGCTTAACAGCGCAGAAGCAGATGTTGGAAATTACAGTTGTGAAGTAACAGAATcaaacagagaaggagaaaCAAGATTTGAGCTTAGAAAGCACTCAG GATCATGGTTTCTTCTAGTGGAAAGGGCTATCATCATAGCGTTGCTGTTCTTAGTTATTATTTTGTGTTCGGCTCAGTTAAGTGTTATTG cattaaaatatgaaattgtACCTCAGAAGAAAACGGGCATTCTTGTAGCAAGTTTCATCTTCACAGTTGCTGCTGTTGTAGGCACTGTTCTTTTTGTCCAAG GTGGCTATACTGCACAGAATCAAGCTGGTCTTGGCCTAATCGTAGTCCCTGCTGTGATTTTGGTACCACTTCAATACTTAATGTTTGGAGTTG TTTTCGAGAGTCTACAGCAAGCAACGTTTGCTCTGATAGGTTTGCAAATTCTTGGTTATGTAATTGCTGTGGTTGGTTTTGCACTGTGTGTCTCAG CCTGTCCTCCGTTACATGGGTCTGTTGTGATTGCTGGCTTAGCTATTATGGCTATTGCACATTTGCTTAGTCTGGCTTACGTATTTGTTATGG GTTCCAGAATGAAAGATCATCCTCGTCCAGGG aaagctgTAGAAGAACCACTAAATG aCCTGCAGAGCTATGTGATGTGTGAAAAGTACACCGTTGTTGATACACCGTGGCCTTGA
- the CD47 gene encoding leukocyte surface antigen CD47 isoform X5 — protein MWPLAAWVLLSAVGAGSAQLIFSVTDVVEKTDCNKTVVLPCYVTNLKENNANVMFVTWKKQGKVIFSFDGARQEFFRDPAVPSANLLSRADLPKGIASLTLNSAEADVGNYSCEVTESNREGETRFELRKHSVVSCGEENTPTPKEKCGSWFLLVERAIIIALLFLVIILCSAQLSVIALKYEIVPQKKTGILVASFIFTVAAVVGTVLFVQGGYTAQNQAGLGLIVVPAVILVPLQYLMFGVVFESLQQATFALIGLQILGYVIAVVGFALCVSACPPLHGSVVIAGLAIMAIAHLLSLAYVFVMGSRMKDHPRPGTCRAM, from the exons gTTCTGCCCAGTTGATATTTAGTGTGACAGATGTTGTTGAAAAAACTGACTGTAATAAAACTGTCGTGTTACCTTGCTATGTGACTAATCTAAAGGAGAACAATGCAAATGTCATGTTTGTTACAtggaaaaaacaaggaaaagtaattttttcttttgatggaGCAAGACAGGAGTTTTTCAGAGATCCAGCGGTTCCATCAGCTAACTTGTTATCTCGGGCGGATTTACCCAAAGGTATTGCCTCTCTAACGCTTAACAGCGCAGAAGCAGATGTTGGAAATTACAGTTGTGAAGTAACAGAATcaaacagagaaggagaaaCAAGATTTGAGCTTAGAAAGCACTCAG ttGTCAGTTGCGGCGAGGAAAATACCCCAacaccaaaggaaaaatgtg GATCATGGTTTCTTCTAGTGGAAAGGGCTATCATCATAGCGTTGCTGTTCTTAGTTATTATTTTGTGTTCGGCTCAGTTAAGTGTTATTG cattaaaatatgaaattgtACCTCAGAAGAAAACGGGCATTCTTGTAGCAAGTTTCATCTTCACAGTTGCTGCTGTTGTAGGCACTGTTCTTTTTGTCCAAG GTGGCTATACTGCACAGAATCAAGCTGGTCTTGGCCTAATCGTAGTCCCTGCTGTGATTTTGGTACCACTTCAATACTTAATGTTTGGAGTTG TTTTCGAGAGTCTACAGCAAGCAACGTTTGCTCTGATAGGTTTGCAAATTCTTGGTTATGTAATTGCTGTGGTTGGTTTTGCACTGTGTGTCTCAG CCTGTCCTCCGTTACATGGGTCTGTTGTGATTGCTGGCTTAGCTATTATGGCTATTGCACATTTGCTTAGTCTGGCTTACGTATTTGTTATGG GTTCCAGAATGAAAGATCATCCTCGTCCAGGG aCCTGCAGAGCTATGTGA
- the CD47 gene encoding leukocyte surface antigen CD47 isoform X6, giving the protein MWPLAAWVLLSAVGAGSAQLIFSVTDVVEKTDCNKTVVLPCYVTNLKENNANVMFVTWKKQGKVIFSFDGARQEFFRDPAVPSANLLSRADLPKGIASLTLNSAEADVGNYSCEVTESNREGETRFELRKHSVVSCGEENTPTPKEKCGSWFLLVERAIIIALLFLVIILCSAQLSVIALKYEIVPQKKTGILVASFIFTVAAVVGTVLFVQGGYTAQNQAGLGLIVVPAVILVPLQYLMFGVVFESLQQATFALIGLQILGYVIAVVGFALCVSACPPLHGSVVIAGLAIMAIAHLLSLAYVFVMGSRMKDHPRPGMQKE; this is encoded by the exons gTTCTGCCCAGTTGATATTTAGTGTGACAGATGTTGTTGAAAAAACTGACTGTAATAAAACTGTCGTGTTACCTTGCTATGTGACTAATCTAAAGGAGAACAATGCAAATGTCATGTTTGTTACAtggaaaaaacaaggaaaagtaattttttcttttgatggaGCAAGACAGGAGTTTTTCAGAGATCCAGCGGTTCCATCAGCTAACTTGTTATCTCGGGCGGATTTACCCAAAGGTATTGCCTCTCTAACGCTTAACAGCGCAGAAGCAGATGTTGGAAATTACAGTTGTGAAGTAACAGAATcaaacagagaaggagaaaCAAGATTTGAGCTTAGAAAGCACTCAG ttGTCAGTTGCGGCGAGGAAAATACCCCAacaccaaaggaaaaatgtg GATCATGGTTTCTTCTAGTGGAAAGGGCTATCATCATAGCGTTGCTGTTCTTAGTTATTATTTTGTGTTCGGCTCAGTTAAGTGTTATTG cattaaaatatgaaattgtACCTCAGAAGAAAACGGGCATTCTTGTAGCAAGTTTCATCTTCACAGTTGCTGCTGTTGTAGGCACTGTTCTTTTTGTCCAAG GTGGCTATACTGCACAGAATCAAGCTGGTCTTGGCCTAATCGTAGTCCCTGCTGTGATTTTGGTACCACTTCAATACTTAATGTTTGGAGTTG TTTTCGAGAGTCTACAGCAAGCAACGTTTGCTCTGATAGGTTTGCAAATTCTTGGTTATGTAATTGCTGTGGTTGGTTTTGCACTGTGTGTCTCAG CCTGTCCTCCGTTACATGGGTCTGTTGTGATTGCTGGCTTAGCTATTATGGCTATTGCACATTTGCTTAGTCTGGCTTACGTATTTGTTATGG GTTCCAGAATGAAAGATCATCCTCGTCCAGGG ATGCAAAAGGAGTGA